The Chryseobacterium glaciei DNA window AAAAATAAAGTAACCGCTTGCTTAGCACAGGAAGCTTGCGGAATTCCTCAGGAAAAACAAAAAATAAATTTGAGTGAATTGAAAAGTGATAAAGATTCTTGTTGTACCCCAGATTCAGGATGTTGTTAATCTTTTAGAATAATGGATATGAATGCTAAGCTATCAAAATATATAGAAGTAATTTTTACTAAGGAAATCAATGAAGAAAGAAAAATCATCTTACAGCCATTGATTGATTTTATACAGGAAAAAGTAAAAGATCAGAAGTCAATTAACATCAATTTTATTTGTACTCACAATTCACGCCGAAGTCATTTGGCGCAGATTTGGGCACAAACAGCATCGGCACATTTTAATATTCCTAATGTAAACTGCTATTCCGGAGGAACAGAAACAACGGCTTTGTTTCCTAAAATCATAGAAACTCTGGCAAATGCAGGCTTTGAAAGTCGGAAATTAAGTGAAAATGAAAATCCGGTATACGTCATAAAATATTCTGAAAACGCTTCACCTATTATTGGATTTTCTAAGAAATATGATGATGTTTTTAATCCGGTTAGTGATTTTGCTGCGATTATGACGTGTTCACAAGCAGATGGCGGTTGTCCTTTTATTCCGGGAGCAGCAAAACGTATTCCTATTACATTTGAAGATCCAAAAATAGGCGATAATACGTCAAGACAAACTGAAATATACGAAG harbors:
- a CDS encoding low molecular weight phosphatase family protein, with product MNAKLSKYIEVIFTKEINEERKIILQPLIDFIQEKVKDQKSININFICTHNSRRSHLAQIWAQTASAHFNIPNVNCYSGGTETTALFPKIIETLANAGFESRKLSENENPVYVIKYSENASPIIGFSKKYDDVFNPVSDFAAIMTCSQADGGCPFIPGAAKRIPITFEDPKIGDNTSRQTEIYEERSLQIAAEMLYVFSKINK